One genomic region from Fibrobacter sp. encodes:
- a CDS encoding serine/threonine protein kinase — protein MGNLPKENPESWHLKIGDQVKNPYQKQDLPLPKIGDKIGPNKVQLLIGEGGSATVYKAWHEGLEVVRAVKVLKNYNDKEAKERFLTEAKIMSDIHHPNIVEIHNIGYVNQLIPFLEMEFVDGVSVKNLIIQNTRLPLAVALSVTYFVCQALHYAHIKDYTIYGKIYRGLIHRDIKPDNIVVSRDGIVKLMDFGIARPSEVSLHTVGAKIMGTMVYLSPEQLNGKTLDHRSDIFSLGTVLYDMITGSRAFPQKTLSELVQKKTKGQYRPIDTYGLPIPKELVNTINKSLALEPQDRFANAADFGHELFAILRMISDRAPADIVSRYMNDPASIAHWIPKRKKLSINMILGVAAGVVLAATILAIMLL, from the coding sequence ACAAGATTGGCCCCAACAAGGTTCAGCTCCTTATCGGAGAGGGCGGAAGTGCTACTGTATACAAAGCATGGCATGAGGGTCTGGAGGTTGTCCGGGCAGTTAAAGTGCTGAAAAACTACAATGACAAAGAGGCCAAGGAACGGTTTCTCACCGAGGCCAAGATAATGTCCGATATCCATCACCCAAATATCGTGGAAATTCACAATATCGGCTATGTAAATCAACTGATTCCTTTTCTGGAAATGGAATTTGTCGATGGAGTATCTGTAAAAAACCTGATTATCCAGAATACCCGTCTTCCCCTGGCAGTGGCACTCTCTGTGACCTACTTCGTATGTCAGGCTCTACATTACGCACACATAAAAGACTACACTATTTATGGTAAAATCTACCGTGGCCTGATCCATCGCGACATAAAACCCGATAACATAGTAGTATCCAGGGATGGCATCGTAAAGCTGATGGATTTCGGTATCGCAAGGCCCAGTGAGGTCAGTCTGCACACTGTAGGCGCTAAGATTATGGGAACGATGGTATACCTTAGTCCAGAACAACTTAACGGAAAAACACTGGACCACAGGAGCGATATTTTTTCACTGGGAACGGTTCTCTATGATATGATTACCGGCTCACGGGCTTTCCCACAGAAAACCCTCTCGGAACTGGTTCAAAAAAAGACAAAGGGACAGTACAGACCCATTGATACCTATGGACTTCCTATCCCCAAAGAACTTGTCAATACGATAAATAAAAGTCTGGCTCTCGAACCGCAGGATCGCTTCGCAAACGCGGCAGATTTTGGGCACGAACTCTTCGCCATATTAAGGATGATCTCTGACAGGGCACCGGCAGATATCGTCTCCCGTTATATGAATGATCCAGCAAGCATTGCCCACTGGATTCCCAAAAGGAAAAAACTTAGTATCAATATGATTCTTGGAGTAGCCGCCGGAGTGGTTCTTGCTGCAACAATACTGGCTATTATGCTGCTTTAG
- a CDS encoding M23 family metallopeptidase, with protein sequence MKKEKTILIVPPRGTPAKAIKIRLSVAVAFMVLVTIGFAGYFIPFNSFTLNIVEQNQQKNLTDQNRALLQRVLSSLKLLNNLKEQVARLEDKRQTVLKAGTTSDQFEHVEDRKIDFSRMQADELLRYAEIQESKLEKFISFASNKENFFNHVPVIYPVAGSPIISRRFGSSKDPFSDTEKWHYGTDFVAEEGTDVISTASGTISRVENHPVWGRRVYIDHGEYQTVYAHLGKVSVIKGKRVKRGDVIGTVGMSGLSTGPHVHYEIWYKESAVNPEKYFFHDIGNSLQYARSQ encoded by the coding sequence ATGAAGAAGGAAAAGACGATTCTTATTGTTCCGCCACGGGGGACTCCGGCAAAGGCTATTAAAATCCGTCTCTCTGTGGCGGTCGCCTTCATGGTTCTGGTTACAATCGGATTTGCGGGATATTTTATTCCTTTTAACAGTTTTACTCTTAACATTGTTGAACAGAATCAGCAAAAAAACCTTACCGATCAGAACAGAGCTTTACTTCAAAGGGTTCTGTCATCCCTTAAACTGCTTAATAATTTAAAAGAGCAGGTGGCCAGGCTTGAGGATAAGCGTCAGACTGTGTTGAAAGCAGGCACAACATCTGATCAGTTCGAGCATGTGGAAGATCGTAAGATCGATTTCAGCAGGATGCAGGCCGATGAACTCCTGCGTTATGCAGAAATCCAGGAATCAAAACTTGAAAAGTTTATTTCGTTTGCAAGCAATAAAGAAAACTTTTTCAATCATGTTCCTGTGATCTACCCTGTTGCGGGATCTCCCATAATATCAAGGCGGTTTGGAAGCTCCAAAGATCCGTTTTCGGATACCGAGAAGTGGCATTACGGAACAGATTTTGTGGCGGAGGAGGGGACTGACGTCATCTCTACTGCATCAGGAACAATCAGCCGGGTTGAGAATCATCCTGTGTGGGGAAGGAGGGTCTATATCGATCATGGGGAGTATCAGACAGTGTACGCCCACCTTGGAAAGGTAAGTGTAATAAAGGGCAAGAGGGTTAAAAGAGGAGATGTGATAGGGACAGTCGGGATGTCAGGGTTGAGTACAGGGCCTCATGTTCATTATGAGATCTGGTATAAGGAATCGGCAGTTAACCCGGAAAAGTATTTTTTCCATGATATTGGCAATTCTCTTCAATATGCCAGGTCTCAATAG
- a CDS encoding DNA polymerase II has translation MMTDSQSISCFLLNYSFRDFRGHFEIILYAVSESGSPVRIVIDHYRPLLFIPAFSDYPVKIPVERKKLPMKAMDGTAVDCLYFQSQSSFLDCIKDLKSRGNIIYESDIHPVDRYLMERFVNGGFEARGILSQKGNTLTMHNPVIRGTEVKPVLKVMSIDIETDVSSDRIYSIASFGCGGEAVFIEGDGQNRNPIWFCKDEKELLASFFRHLQKNDPDVIIGWNVIDFDLRIIQQRCRVLSLPFDMGRDPGARIVENQSGAKWTARLPGRVVMDVPVMLRAFFHKFEEYSLDFVASEMLGETKDITLTGREKIAEINRQFQTEKEALARYNLKDARLTKEIFDKAGLLPGTIERSKLSGHLLDRTGGSIAAFDYLYLPRLHRKGFVAGDSADIFSSPDPLPGGFVLEPVPGIYENVLVLDFRSLYPSIISTFKIDPLGYLEKSSDRVNTPAGTSFSATNYILPEIIENLLDARSAAKKDNNPYLSQAIKILMNSFYGVLGAKGCRFFSPELASTITKTGQYIFKTTVSHISSSTPCKVIYGDTDSLFVLLGPGFEKEADQIGSSLSTEITSWLSEHLKETFNVNSRLKLEYENHFRYFLMPAIRGTNQGSKKHYCGSITEGSGFRLVFKGMESARSDWTELAKEFQHELVSRVFSGKELDQYVNEIVLKVKSGAVDNKLIYKKRLRKQVEEYMVNIPPHVQAAKLLESPPHLVKYCITIDGPQPLQKLTSPLDYNHYIDCQLKPVADSILELTGTNFDKITSGQQDLFEYI, from the coding sequence ATGATGACCGATTCTCAATCAATCTCCTGTTTTCTCCTGAACTACTCCTTCCGTGATTTCAGAGGACACTTTGAAATAATACTGTATGCTGTATCAGAAAGCGGTTCTCCGGTAAGAATAGTTATTGATCATTACCGTCCCCTCCTTTTCATCCCAGCATTTTCCGATTATCCTGTAAAGATTCCGGTGGAAAGAAAAAAACTTCCGATGAAAGCAATGGATGGTACAGCAGTGGACTGTCTCTACTTCCAGAGCCAGTCTTCATTTCTTGATTGTATAAAAGATCTGAAAAGCAGAGGCAACATTATTTACGAATCAGATATCCATCCTGTTGACCGGTACCTGATGGAAAGATTCGTAAATGGCGGATTTGAAGCACGGGGAATACTCTCTCAAAAAGGCAACACTTTGACTATGCATAATCCTGTGATCCGCGGCACAGAGGTGAAACCGGTACTCAAAGTGATGTCAATCGATATAGAAACCGATGTCTCCTCAGACAGGATATACAGTATCGCCAGCTTCGGATGCGGCGGGGAGGCAGTTTTTATAGAGGGAGATGGACAGAACCGGAATCCGATCTGGTTCTGTAAAGATGAAAAAGAACTGCTTGCATCATTCTTTAGACATTTGCAAAAAAATGATCCTGATGTAATCATTGGGTGGAACGTAATTGATTTTGATCTGAGGATCATTCAGCAGAGATGCAGGGTCCTCTCACTCCCTTTTGATATGGGACGCGATCCGGGTGCAAGAATAGTCGAAAATCAGAGTGGGGCAAAATGGACTGCAAGGCTGCCTGGAAGAGTAGTCATGGATGTACCGGTGATGTTAAGGGCTTTTTTCCACAAATTCGAGGAGTATTCACTCGATTTTGTGGCATCGGAGATGCTCGGAGAAACAAAGGATATCACCTTGACAGGTCGTGAGAAAATAGCGGAAATCAACCGTCAGTTTCAGACTGAGAAAGAAGCACTTGCCAGATACAACCTGAAAGACGCCAGACTGACAAAAGAGATTTTCGACAAAGCAGGATTGCTTCCCGGTACAATCGAGCGCTCAAAGCTAAGCGGACATCTTCTGGACCGTACCGGAGGAAGTATCGCCGCTTTCGATTACCTCTACCTCCCACGCCTTCATCGCAAGGGCTTCGTCGCGGGTGACTCAGCAGATATTTTCTCCTCCCCAGACCCTCTTCCCGGCGGTTTTGTACTGGAACCGGTACCAGGAATCTATGAAAACGTCCTTGTACTCGATTTCAGGAGCCTCTACCCATCTATTATTTCCACATTCAAAATTGATCCTCTGGGGTATCTGGAGAAATCCTCAGACAGGGTAAATACCCCTGCCGGGACCTCTTTCTCTGCCACTAATTACATACTGCCTGAAATAATTGAAAACCTTCTTGACGCACGCAGTGCTGCCAAAAAAGACAATAATCCCTATCTGTCTCAGGCTATAAAGATCCTCATGAACAGCTTTTATGGCGTGCTGGGAGCCAAAGGATGCAGGTTTTTTTCGCCGGAACTCGCATCTACTATCACTAAAACAGGCCAGTACATCTTTAAAACCACCGTCAGCCATATCTCCTCATCTACTCCCTGCAAGGTCATCTATGGAGATACAGATTCTCTTTTCGTTCTCCTGGGTCCTGGATTCGAAAAAGAAGCCGACCAGATCGGCAGCTCTCTCTCGACAGAGATTACCTCGTGGCTCTCAGAACACCTCAAGGAGACCTTCAATGTCAACTCCAGACTCAAACTCGAGTATGAGAACCATTTCCGGTATTTCCTGATGCCTGCTATCAGGGGGACAAACCAGGGAAGCAAGAAGCATTATTGCGGAAGTATAACCGAAGGCTCGGGGTTCAGGCTTGTTTTCAAAGGCATGGAATCTGCCCGCTCCGACTGGACAGAACTGGCAAAGGAGTTCCAGCATGAACTTGTATCAAGGGTTTTCTCAGGTAAAGAACTGGACCAGTACGTTAACGAGATCGTTTTAAAAGTTAAAAGCGGAGCGGTTGACAACAAGCTTATTTACAAAAAGAGACTGAGAAAACAGGTGGAAGAATACATGGTTAATATCCCGCCTCATGTTCAGGCAGCGAAACTTCTGGAGTCCCCTCCCCATCTGGTAAAGTACTGTATCACAATCGATGGGCCACAACCACTTCAGAAACTCACCTCTCCTCTTGACTACAACCACTATATAGACTGCCAGCTAAAACCGGTCGCAGATTCGATTCTGGAACTCACAGGCACAAACTTCGACAAAATCACTTCCGGCCAGCAGGATCTGTTTGAGTATATTTGA
- a CDS encoding class I SAM-dependent RNA methyltransferase, translated as MSSAGFPQLEESKPVLTPRGLERRLKRHLFKAPQDYLAVTTPGFEYITAKELTGINADVKNRISGGVEFSGGLDLVYSANLRLRTANRVLMRIGSFTSRSYPELYNKAKRISWELYVGFNNEVSFSVSSHNSRLHHSENISDAVYDAIKEEMGKLGLEVKKSRESPLRFFLRLSDDICTISIDTSGELLYKRGYRREVGHAPIRETTAAALLIESQWEKYPLLVDPLCGSATFMMEAALMAYNRAPGICRDFAFSTWPCFSESKWERLKREARQEERKNHKLQLFASDISSEAIRASEENLKNLVLEGAVKLSRQDCLSFKPESEKKGLIISNLPYGKRVGAGVEIREFYRMFGVHLRSHFSGWNYGLVVADAEFEKIAGLERKKEIRFVNGGLKVRFVQGRVG; from the coding sequence ATGAGTTCCGCCGGATTCCCGCAATTGGAAGAAAGCAAACCAGTTCTTACCCCCAGGGGGCTTGAGCGCAGGCTCAAGCGTCATCTGTTTAAAGCACCGCAGGATTACCTCGCTGTAACAACACCGGGATTTGAGTATATAACTGCAAAAGAGTTGACAGGGATAAATGCTGATGTTAAGAACAGGATCAGCGGTGGAGTGGAGTTTTCCGGCGGGCTTGATCTTGTATATTCGGCAAACCTGCGGCTCAGGACAGCTAACAGAGTGCTGATGAGAATCGGCTCATTCACCTCCCGATCATACCCGGAGCTTTACAATAAGGCAAAGCGTATCTCCTGGGAATTGTATGTCGGATTCAACAATGAGGTTTCTTTCTCCGTCTCTTCTCACAATTCCCGCCTTCATCATTCGGAGAATATCTCAGATGCGGTTTACGATGCAATAAAAGAGGAGATGGGCAAACTTGGTCTGGAGGTGAAAAAGAGCAGAGAATCGCCCTTGAGATTTTTCCTAAGACTCTCAGATGATATCTGCACCATCAGTATCGATACCAGCGGGGAACTGTTGTACAAGAGGGGGTACAGGAGAGAGGTGGGACATGCTCCGATACGTGAAACAACTGCAGCGGCTTTACTGATAGAATCACAGTGGGAAAAATATCCTCTGCTGGTGGACCCATTGTGCGGGTCTGCTACATTTATGATGGAGGCGGCCCTTATGGCTTATAACAGGGCGCCTGGAATCTGCCGTGATTTTGCGTTTTCGACCTGGCCCTGTTTTAGCGAGAGTAAATGGGAGAGGCTGAAGAGGGAAGCACGGCAGGAGGAGAGGAAAAACCACAAATTGCAGTTGTTTGCATCCGATATCAGTTCCGAAGCAATCAGGGCATCAGAGGAGAATTTGAAGAATCTTGTGCTGGAGGGGGCGGTAAAGCTCAGCAGACAAGATTGCCTCAGCTTCAAACCGGAATCAGAAAAGAAGGGACTGATCATTTCTAATCTTCCATACGGCAAGCGTGTGGGAGCAGGGGTGGAGATCAGGGAGTTTTACAGGATGTTCGGGGTGCATCTGAGGAGCCATTTTTCGGGCTGGAACTACGGGTTGGTCGTGGCGGATGCGGAGTTTGAGAAGATTGCGGGACTTGAGAGGAAAAAGGAGATAAGATTTGTAAATGGGGGGCTGAAGGTGAGGTTTGTCCAGGGAAGGGTTGGTTGA